A genome region from Labilibaculum antarcticum includes the following:
- a CDS encoding precorrin-2 dehydrogenase/sirohydrochlorin ferrochelatase family protein, with translation MSKQKKQFLPIALDITNKKILIIGGDEDAYKKLKILQRSTNLIEVIAPKIINWIKNAGVIYHEKQYSKEVLKDYFLIYSCVEDPAFVRQLIRDAKEAGVLLNVHDQPDFCEFVSPAIYKQSNISVAVSSNGEDVYESIRVRNQLKDYFENYQLQKQLIAN, from the coding sequence ATGTCGAAACAGAAAAAACAATTTTTACCGATAGCCTTAGATATCACCAATAAAAAAATACTAATTATTGGAGGCGATGAAGATGCTTATAAAAAGCTTAAAATATTACAACGGAGCACAAATTTAATCGAGGTAATCGCTCCAAAAATCATTAACTGGATTAAAAATGCAGGTGTGATTTATCACGAGAAACAATACAGCAAGGAAGTGCTAAAAGATTATTTCCTGATATACAGCTGTGTTGAAGACCCTGCTTTTGTAAGACAATTAATAAGAGATGCTAAAGAAGCCGGCGTATTACTAAATGTTCACGATCAACCAGATTTTTGTGAATTTGTTTCTCCGGCTATTTACAAACAATCGAACATTAGCGTTGCTGTAAGTTCAAATGGTGAAGATGTTTACGAATCGATTCGTGTTCGGAATCAACTGAAAGATTACTTCGAAAATTACCAGCTTCAAAAACAACTAATTGCTAACTAA
- a CDS encoding pentapeptide repeat-containing protein, translating to MPKVYIEDQVFEKKDYSKENLPKGEYENCRFVNCSFANSDLSEDLFLECEFEQCDLSLAKLNYTALRDVVFKSCKMVGVGFQDCNQLLLSVQFEDCQLKLASFYKLKLKATQFVNCNLQEVDFTEADLRGSTMDNCDLSRAVFEYTNIEKSDLRSSFNYLINPEVNKIKKAKFSLHGVAGLLTQFDIEIE from the coding sequence ATGCCAAAAGTATATATAGAGGATCAGGTTTTTGAAAAGAAGGATTATTCAAAGGAGAATTTGCCAAAGGGAGAATATGAGAATTGTCGTTTTGTGAATTGCTCATTTGCGAATAGTGATTTGTCGGAGGATCTATTTTTAGAATGTGAATTTGAACAATGCGATTTAAGTCTGGCCAAATTAAATTACACAGCTCTCCGCGATGTGGTTTTTAAAAGCTGTAAAATGGTAGGGGTTGGTTTTCAGGATTGCAATCAATTATTGTTATCAGTTCAGTTTGAAGATTGCCAGTTGAAATTGGCTTCTTTTTACAAATTAAAACTAAAAGCGACTCAATTTGTCAACTGCAATTTACAAGAGGTAGATTTTACAGAAGCTGATCTTAGAGGATCGACAATGGATAATTGCGATTTGAGCAGAGCTGTTTTTGAGTATACAAATATTGAAAAATCAGACTTACGAAGTTCCTTTAATTACTTGATCAATCCTGAAGTCAATAAAATTAAAAAGGCAAAATTTTCATTGCATGGTGTGGCTGGTTTATTAACTCAGTTCGATATTGAGATAGAATAA
- a CDS encoding carboxymuconolactone decarboxylase family protein, whose product MRTITVPTIEQLDAKGQQILGQVKSQMGMVPNLYATIAYSSDTLETYLAYSSKAGKGSFSSKELEAIKLSVSEVNRCEYCLAAHTAIAKMNGFTEEETIQLRDGSITDIRLRALSNLAADVAQNRGNASDITKENFFEAGFDEKALIDFLAVVVEITFTNYAHNLTKVPVDFPKAKVLSQKAA is encoded by the coding sequence ATGAGAACAATTACAGTACCAACAATAGAACAGTTAGATGCAAAAGGGCAACAGATTTTAGGTCAAGTAAAAAGTCAAATGGGAATGGTTCCTAATCTTTATGCAACCATTGCCTATTCAAGCGACACACTAGAAACTTATTTAGCCTATTCAAGTAAAGCAGGTAAAGGAAGTTTTTCGAGCAAAGAACTTGAAGCGATCAAACTTTCAGTATCGGAAGTAAACAGATGTGAATACTGTTTAGCCGCTCACACCGCAATTGCAAAAATGAACGGATTTACCGAAGAAGAAACAATTCAGTTAAGAGATGGTAGTATTACCGACATTCGCTTACGAGCACTCAGTAATTTGGCTGCCGATGTTGCTCAAAATAGAGGCAATGCAAGCGATATAACAAAAGAAAACTTTTTTGAAGCTGGTTTTGACGAAAAAGCATTGATCGACTTTCTGGCAGTAGTTGTAGAAATTACATTTACCAATTATGCGCATAACCTAACAAAGGTTCCGGTGGATTTTCCTAAAGCGAAAGTTTTAAGTCAAAAAGCCGCTTAA
- a CDS encoding pyrophosphohydrolase domain-containing protein: MTALEKVNEFHKAFGVNIEKAPTIPAKERCELRQNIIQEEVDELKAAWESGNLVEVADALADIHYVIMGTVLEFGLQDKYPEIFSEVHRSNMSKLDEHGKPIYREDGKVIKSDLYSKPEIEKIINH, translated from the coding sequence ATGACAGCATTAGAAAAGGTGAATGAATTTCACAAAGCATTTGGGGTAAATATTGAAAAAGCACCAACCATTCCTGCAAAAGAAAGATGTGAATTAAGGCAAAATATTATTCAGGAAGAAGTGGATGAGTTGAAGGCTGCGTGGGAATCGGGTAATTTAGTTGAGGTTGCTGATGCTTTGGCAGATATTCATTATGTAATTATGGGAACTGTATTGGAATTTGGTTTGCAAGATAAATACCCTGAGATTTTTAGCGAAGTTCATCGAAGTAATATGAGCAAGCTGGATGAGCATGGGAAACCGATTTATCGGGAAGATGGAAAGGTGATTAAATCGGATTTATACAGCAAGCCAGAGATTGAGAAGATCATCAATCACTAA
- a CDS encoding DUF2061 domain-containing protein: MKEKTYRSVLKTISWRTIGTIDTILISYLVIGDMKWAMSIGGVELFTKMGLYFIHERTWNKIELGREKKHPIDYHI; encoded by the coding sequence ATGAAGGAAAAAACATACCGAAGTGTACTAAAAACCATTTCGTGGAGAACGATTGGAACAATTGATACCATCTTAATCTCCTATTTAGTGATTGGAGATATGAAATGGGCCATGTCGATTGGTGGAGTTGAGTTGTTTACAAAAATGGGCCTCTATTTTATTCATGAACGAACATGGAATAAGATCGAATTAGGAAGAGAGAAAAAACATCCCATTGATTATCACATTTAA
- a CDS encoding helix-turn-helix domain-containing protein, with product MNDTYINDRDNALFSIANNTSTSKKFLFEKDKYYRILWLQKGEASVTVDGIDYKLKENQIIFLTPLNKLELKNTPTEIISLVFNREFYCIQQHDQEVSCYGYLFFGSSDVPIVSLDRSEQVSFDLLYQVMREEFDNNDQIQGEMLQVLLKRFLIKSTRLARKILKNPEINQDKLDMIRKFNVLVEMHFKNIHKVSDYADLLNKSPKTLSNLFGEYNDKNPLQVIQERIVLEAKRLFLYTDKSAKEIAFELGFDDAAHFSRLFKNIAGKNPTEFKKTSIL from the coding sequence ATGAATGATACATATATAAACGATCGTGATAATGCTCTATTTTCAATTGCGAATAATACAAGCACGAGTAAAAAATTCCTATTTGAAAAGGATAAATACTACAGGATACTATGGTTGCAAAAAGGAGAAGCCAGTGTTACAGTTGATGGGATAGACTATAAACTTAAAGAAAATCAGATCATTTTTTTGACTCCATTAAATAAGCTTGAGCTTAAAAATACACCTACTGAAATTATTAGTCTGGTTTTTAACCGGGAGTTTTATTGCATTCAGCAACACGATCAGGAAGTCTCCTGTTATGGGTATTTATTCTTTGGATCATCGGATGTGCCCATTGTTAGTTTGGATCGAAGTGAGCAAGTTAGTTTTGATCTACTCTATCAGGTTATGAGGGAAGAATTTGACAACAATGATCAGATTCAAGGAGAAATGCTTCAAGTATTACTCAAACGATTTTTAATTAAAAGTACTCGACTAGCACGAAAAATTCTTAAAAACCCTGAGATAAACCAAGATAAGCTTGATATGATTCGCAAGTTTAATGTTTTAGTTGAAATGCACTTCAAAAACATACACAAAGTTTCGGATTATGCAGATCTATTAAATAAGTCTCCTAAAACCTTGTCGAACCTATTCGGAGAATACAATGACAAGAATCCTTTGCAAGTAATTCAGGAAAGGATTGTTCTTGAGGCTAAGCGCTTATTTTTATATACCGACAAGAGTGCCAAAGAAATAGCCTTCGAATTAGGATTTGATGATGCCGCGCATTTCAGTCGTTTATTTAAAAATATAGCTGGAAAAAATCCAACCGAATTCAAAAAAACATCAATTTTATAA
- a CDS encoding M90 family metallopeptidase translates to MDVIIIIAVAAILIWYLLHRKKKNNWRTPSRVFSKEWRLILENKVVFYNALSAEEKSRFEFKIQEFLLNCRVTGINVDVDVTDEILVAASAIIPIFAFPEWKYTNLSEVLLYPGSFNDKFETTGSDTNILGMVGTGYMEGKMILSKPALHHGFVNESDKKNTAIHEFVHLIDKMDGAVDGLPSILLERQYAIPWIDLINKKIEEIYEDKSDINPYGGTNKAEFFSVASEYFFERPKLFARTHPELYKLMSEVFNQDMQVRDMKKMNQLLGRNSPCPCGSGVKFKKCCGKPHYN, encoded by the coding sequence ATGGATGTGATTATTATAATAGCTGTTGCCGCAATACTTATTTGGTATTTATTGCACAGAAAGAAGAAAAATAATTGGCGTACTCCTTCAAGAGTGTTTTCTAAAGAATGGAGACTGATTTTGGAAAATAAAGTTGTGTTTTATAATGCGCTTTCTGCGGAAGAGAAAAGCAGATTCGAATTCAAAATTCAGGAGTTTTTATTGAATTGCAGGGTAACGGGAATTAATGTAGATGTTGATGTTACCGACGAGATATTGGTTGCTGCTAGTGCAATTATTCCCATTTTCGCATTTCCGGAGTGGAAATACACCAACCTTTCTGAAGTGCTTCTCTATCCGGGTAGTTTCAATGATAAATTTGAAACAACTGGATCAGATACCAATATTTTGGGGATGGTTGGAACCGGATATATGGAAGGGAAAATGATATTGTCGAAACCGGCTCTTCATCATGGTTTTGTAAACGAATCCGATAAGAAAAATACTGCCATTCATGAGTTTGTGCATTTAATTGATAAAATGGATGGAGCTGTTGATGGACTTCCTTCCATTTTGTTAGAGAGGCAATATGCTATTCCTTGGATAGATTTGATTAATAAGAAGATCGAGGAAATCTACGAAGATAAGTCTGATATTAATCCATATGGAGGAACTAATAAAGCTGAATTCTTTTCCGTTGCCAGTGAGTATTTCTTCGAAAGACCAAAATTATTTGCCAGAACTCATCCTGAATTGTACAAATTAATGAGTGAGGTGTTTAATCAAGACATGCAGGTTCGTGATATGAAGAAAATGAACCAACTACTTGGGCGGAATAGTCCATGCCCTTGTGGCAGTGGCGTAAAATTTAAGAAGTGTTGTGGTAAACCGCATTACAACTAA
- a CDS encoding alanine/glycine:cation symporter family protein, giving the protein MHRLNDFLAGIEIYLGGSLWFTLLLLGTGIFFTFYLKFPQIRFFKHAIKVVSGKYDKPDKKGDASHFQALTAALSGTVGTGNIAGVAFAIFLGGPAALFWMLVTAFLGMTTKFVEVSLSHKYRETDEEGFISGGPMYYMKNKLNMKWLAGFFAAMTIVSSFGTGSLPQMNSISNSLFSTFGFNKMLTGAVLAILLAFVILGGIKRIVKVTDKLVPSMAIIYVIGALSVIFYNYENIIPSFLSVFSNVFTGTAATGGFLGAGFSYAFNRGVNRGLFSNEAGQGSAPIAHAAARTEEPIAEGMVAILGPFIDTIIICTLTGLVILSSGVWTEKLPNQFQTSDMTILADQYDDTLPEDQVKLANFLVEKEQLPLFSGNLTVVNGVIQNLVSIINSRSIAEDILVYNNENELYNGSVPIENGKHLNENDTYFYGNSLMHSAPLTAEAFTHSFLGEWGRWIVSLGLLLFAFSTAIAWAYYGDRSVTYLFGTKGVLPYRIIYCIGFFIASFADTTIIWTISGITIVLMTLPNLIGILLLRKDMKGTMNKYLDDFNKEYPGEI; this is encoded by the coding sequence ATGCACAGATTAAACGACTTTTTAGCCGGAATTGAAATCTACTTAGGAGGAAGCTTATGGTTCACTCTTTTACTCTTAGGAACCGGAATCTTCTTTACCTTTTACTTAAAATTTCCACAAATCCGCTTTTTTAAACATGCCATAAAAGTAGTAAGCGGAAAATATGACAAACCCGACAAAAAAGGAGATGCTTCCCATTTTCAAGCACTAACCGCCGCTTTATCAGGAACAGTAGGAACAGGAAATATTGCTGGTGTTGCTTTTGCCATTTTTTTGGGTGGACCAGCAGCTTTATTTTGGATGTTGGTGACTGCCTTTTTAGGGATGACCACAAAATTTGTTGAGGTTTCTCTCTCGCATAAATATCGCGAAACTGACGAAGAAGGATTTATATCCGGAGGACCGATGTATTACATGAAAAACAAATTGAACATGAAATGGTTAGCTGGTTTCTTTGCGGCTATGACCATTGTTTCCTCTTTTGGAACCGGAAGTCTTCCACAAATGAATTCTATTTCCAACTCACTATTCTCTACTTTTGGATTCAACAAAATGCTTACCGGAGCTGTACTAGCCATACTGCTAGCCTTCGTGATTCTTGGTGGAATCAAAAGAATTGTAAAAGTAACAGATAAGCTAGTTCCTAGCATGGCCATCATCTACGTTATTGGTGCCTTGTCAGTAATTTTTTACAACTACGAAAATATTATTCCATCCTTCCTTTCTGTATTTTCGAATGTATTTACCGGAACTGCTGCAACAGGAGGTTTTCTAGGCGCGGGATTCTCCTACGCTTTTAACCGAGGGGTAAACCGTGGCTTGTTTAGTAATGAAGCTGGACAAGGATCTGCTCCTATCGCTCATGCTGCCGCTCGCACCGAAGAACCTATTGCAGAGGGAATGGTTGCCATTCTAGGTCCCTTCATTGATACCATTATAATTTGTACACTCACTGGATTGGTGATTCTCTCTTCGGGAGTCTGGACCGAAAAACTACCCAATCAATTTCAAACTTCCGATATGACCATTTTGGCCGATCAGTATGACGATACTCTTCCAGAAGATCAAGTTAAACTCGCTAATTTTTTAGTAGAAAAAGAACAACTGCCTCTATTCTCTGGAAACTTGACCGTTGTGAATGGAGTCATTCAAAATCTTGTATCCATAATCAATTCTCGCTCCATAGCCGAAGATATTCTTGTATATAATAACGAGAACGAATTATACAATGGAAGTGTTCCCATTGAAAATGGCAAGCACCTCAACGAAAATGACACCTACTTCTATGGCAATTCTCTCATGCATTCGGCACCACTAACTGCTGAAGCATTTACCCACAGTTTTCTAGGTGAATGGGGACGATGGATTGTGTCCTTAGGGCTACTTCTGTTTGCATTTTCAACCGCTATTGCTTGGGCATACTATGGCGATCGATCGGTAACCTATTTATTTGGCACAAAAGGAGTTCTACCCTATCGAATTATTTATTGCATTGGATTTTTTATTGCATCTTTTGCCGATACAACAATTATATGGACCATTTCAGGAATCACCATTGTTCTTATGACACTTCCTAACTTAATTGGTATTTTACTCCTTAGAAAAGACATGAAGGGAACCATGAATAAATACCTTGATGATTTCAACAAAGAATATCCCGGTGAGATTTAA
- a CDS encoding assimilatory sulfite reductase (NADPH) flavoprotein subunit produces MGKEFKINQEQLSQLNQLIQNLSAEQLVWVNGYLSGIINGKPNAVDVPVISSQKSSESITILFGTHSGHSKEIAMDLHDKILALGFDAKIQGLDFYQKNDLKKEKYLFLIVSTHGEGEAPIQAEELYEYVHGTRAPKLPDTKYAVLALGDKTYKNYCQTGIDFDQTFSKLGAKAIIPVQTSDVAYEEVAEQWIEKVIGELKNLVPELTASTLSASTAITKKKFNRSNPYYAEVLEKVRITTSDSEKEIYHVEISLEDSGIEYKAGDSIGILPNNPIDLVDLLIDKLEDDPERIVTLGEKEISLFRALQNKLELTVLNREVLEKYKAITQNKDLELLLNNEDELEAYLYGADAYDLLEDYPGEITSDQFISILRVLYARLYSISSGPSSNPEEVHITIASVRYNRKKRDRNGACSSYITDEINAGDHLPIYIDKNESFRLPDDESKPLIMVGAGTGVAPYRSFLQEREQNSAKGKNWLFFGNQRLKKDFLYQLEWQRFLKKGTLQKLDVAFSRDQEEKTYVQHRLKENGKEVFQWLENGAHFYICGDKKHMAKDVQTSLLEIIQNEGGITPEKAEEYLKNLKREKRFLLDVY; encoded by the coding sequence ATGGGAAAAGAATTTAAAATCAATCAAGAACAATTATCTCAGCTAAATCAGCTGATTCAAAATTTATCTGCCGAGCAATTGGTTTGGGTAAATGGATACCTATCAGGGATTATCAATGGAAAACCGAATGCTGTTGATGTTCCGGTAATTTCGAGTCAAAAATCTTCTGAAAGCATCACTATTTTATTTGGCACACATAGCGGACATAGCAAGGAGATAGCCATGGATCTTCACGATAAAATTTTGGCACTGGGCTTCGATGCTAAGATACAAGGCCTTGACTTTTACCAGAAAAATGATTTGAAAAAGGAAAAATACCTTTTCCTGATCGTAAGTACACATGGTGAAGGTGAAGCTCCGATTCAGGCAGAAGAATTATACGAGTATGTGCATGGCACAAGAGCTCCAAAACTGCCAGACACCAAATATGCTGTACTTGCTTTGGGTGACAAAACCTACAAGAATTATTGCCAGACAGGCATTGATTTCGACCAGACTTTCAGCAAATTAGGAGCTAAAGCGATTATCCCTGTTCAAACCAGTGATGTTGCCTACGAAGAAGTCGCTGAACAATGGATCGAAAAAGTGATTGGTGAATTGAAGAACTTAGTACCCGAACTTACTGCTTCAACCCTATCTGCCAGCACTGCGATTACAAAGAAGAAATTCAATCGATCAAACCCATACTATGCTGAAGTATTGGAAAAAGTGAGAATTACCACCTCCGATTCTGAAAAGGAAATCTACCATGTTGAAATCTCATTGGAAGATTCGGGCATAGAATATAAAGCGGGCGACAGCATTGGTATTCTTCCCAACAATCCTATCGATTTGGTAGACTTGCTCATTGACAAGTTGGAAGACGATCCGGAACGAATTGTTACCCTTGGAGAGAAAGAAATCAGTTTATTTCGGGCTTTACAAAACAAGCTGGAGTTAACCGTTTTGAACCGCGAAGTTCTTGAAAAGTACAAGGCCATAACTCAAAATAAGGATCTTGAATTGCTGCTGAATAATGAAGATGAATTGGAAGCATATCTTTACGGAGCTGATGCCTATGACTTATTGGAAGATTACCCGGGAGAAATTACCAGCGATCAATTTATATCTATTCTTCGGGTTTTATATGCACGCCTCTACTCGATCTCCTCGGGTCCGAGTTCAAACCCCGAAGAAGTTCACATTACCATTGCCTCGGTTCGATACAATCGCAAAAAACGTGACAGAAACGGAGCTTGTTCCTCTTACATCACCGATGAAATTAATGCAGGCGACCATTTGCCCATTTACATCGATAAAAATGAATCTTTCCGTTTACCGGATGACGAAAGCAAACCACTAATAATGGTGGGTGCAGGAACCGGAGTGGCTCCTTACCGAAGCTTTTTGCAAGAACGGGAACAAAATAGCGCAAAAGGGAAAAACTGGTTGTTCTTTGGAAATCAACGACTCAAAAAAGACTTTTTATATCAGCTTGAATGGCAAAGATTCCTCAAGAAAGGAACTCTGCAGAAATTAGATGTTGCCTTTTCAAGAGATCAGGAAGAAAAAACCTACGTGCAGCATCGACTGAAGGAAAATGGGAAAGAAGTATTTCAATGGCTCGAAAACGGTGCTCATTTTTACATCTGCGGAGACAAAAAACACATGGCCAAAGATGTGCAAACAAGCTTGCTGGAAATCATTCAGAACGAAGGTGGAATAACTCCTGAAAAAGCGGAGGAATATCTAAAGAATCTGAAAAGAGAAAAGCGGTTCCTGCTTGATGTCTACTAA
- a CDS encoding endonuclease MutS2, producing the protein MIYPENFETKIRFDKVRELVKKQCLSSLGRDLVDAIQFTNSFSMVNRLVNETNEFKTICLDEDNFPLGYFIDVRKSLEKARIEGTYLELEELYNLKRSLESISAILRFFQGKEEKEYPYLKKLTGNVKMYPFIFDRINSIITKNGKIKDNASPALQKIRSSLIQKQSTISKRMQVLLRNAQKEGWVDQDVVLSIRDGRTVIPIPSAHKRKVNGIVHDESATGKTSYIEPSEIVETNNEIRELEYAERREIIKILQEFTAQLRPYIDDLFRAFEFLAKMDFIHAKAMFAIQVNGVLPKMVKTPTALWENAIHPLLYLTLQNEARKVVPLSIEINDEQRMVLISGPNAGGKSVCLQSLGLLQYMFQCGLLVSMDEESNVGIFDNIFMDMGDEQSIENDLSTYSSHLMNMKHFLRHANTDTMILIDEFGTGTEPALGGAIAEAILDKLNRKKVRGVITTHYSGLKHFASEADGIENGAMLYDSHQMQPLFQLLVGKPGSSFAFEIARKIGLPEEILKDATEKIGEDHINFDKHLRDIVRDKRYWENKRDNIRKSDKKLNTLVEQYDKELKEASKLRKEIIVKAKEEAAQLLNSANKSIEKTIREIKESKAEKGRTREIRKEFEQVKVQLTQGELKEEERIEKKIQKLKDREKNPKIKKETGDESTTSVATKTIAKEKVQFNPDVIEKGDFVKLDNQSTVGEVIEVNSKTAVVAFGSILTSVKANRLTKVSRSQIKKDEKTYNRTSSLIQEKISTRKLSFKADLDVRGMRGEEALQVVIDHIDDIIMLDVREFRILHGTGGGILRQMIREYLQTVDLVEHFRDEKLQMGGAGITVVTME; encoded by the coding sequence GTGATATATCCAGAAAATTTTGAAACAAAAATACGGTTCGATAAAGTAAGAGAACTGGTTAAAAAGCAATGTTTAAGTTCATTGGGACGTGATTTGGTCGATGCCATTCAGTTTACCAATTCATTTAGCATGGTGAATCGTTTGGTGAATGAAACCAACGAGTTTAAAACCATTTGTTTAGATGAGGATAATTTCCCTTTGGGTTATTTTATTGATGTTCGTAAAAGTCTTGAAAAAGCAAGAATTGAAGGAACTTATCTGGAATTGGAGGAGCTTTACAATCTAAAAAGATCGCTGGAATCTATTTCGGCCATCCTTCGCTTTTTTCAGGGCAAAGAAGAAAAAGAATATCCGTATCTGAAAAAACTGACAGGGAATGTGAAAATGTATCCTTTCATATTCGATCGGATTAATTCGATTATAACAAAAAATGGTAAAATAAAAGACAATGCATCGCCAGCCTTGCAAAAGATTAGAAGTAGTTTGATTCAAAAGCAATCGACCATTTCGAAGCGAATGCAGGTTTTGTTGCGCAATGCACAGAAAGAAGGTTGGGTCGATCAGGATGTTGTCCTTTCTATTCGCGATGGGAGAACTGTTATTCCTATTCCATCGGCTCACAAACGAAAAGTAAATGGAATTGTTCACGATGAATCGGCAACAGGAAAAACCAGTTATATCGAGCCATCGGAAATTGTGGAAACAAACAATGAAATTCGTGAATTGGAGTATGCTGAGCGCCGTGAGATTATTAAAATACTGCAGGAATTTACAGCACAACTGCGCCCCTATATCGATGATCTTTTTAGAGCATTTGAGTTTTTGGCAAAAATGGATTTTATTCATGCCAAGGCCATGTTTGCGATACAGGTAAATGGGGTGTTGCCTAAAATGGTGAAAACGCCAACCGCTCTTTGGGAGAATGCGATTCATCCATTGCTTTATCTTACGCTTCAAAATGAAGCTCGAAAGGTGGTTCCTCTAAGTATTGAGATTAACGACGAGCAAAGAATGGTTTTAATTTCCGGGCCAAATGCTGGAGGTAAATCAGTTTGTCTTCAGAGTTTGGGATTGCTGCAATATATGTTTCAGTGTGGATTGTTGGTTTCCATGGATGAGGAATCGAATGTAGGGATTTTTGATAATATTTTCATGGATATGGGCGATGAGCAATCCATTGAAAATGACTTGAGTACCTACAGTTCTCATTTGATGAATATGAAGCATTTTTTGCGTCATGCCAATACCGATACAATGATTTTGATTGATGAATTTGGTACGGGTACCGAACCTGCTTTGGGTGGAGCCATTGCCGAAGCCATATTGGATAAGCTGAATCGAAAGAAGGTAAGAGGCGTAATCACCACTCACTATTCAGGATTAAAGCACTTTGCATCAGAGGCTGATGGAATTGAAAATGGAGCCATGTTGTACGATTCGCACCAGATGCAACCTTTGTTTCAATTGTTGGTTGGTAAGCCAGGATCATCTTTTGCATTCGAAATTGCTCGTAAAATCGGTTTGCCCGAAGAGATATTAAAAGATGCAACGGAAAAGATTGGTGAAGATCATATCAATTTCGATAAACACTTGCGTGATATTGTTCGCGATAAGAGGTATTGGGAGAATAAACGGGATAACATCCGAAAAAGTGATAAGAAACTAAATACTCTTGTAGAGCAATACGATAAAGAGCTGAAAGAAGCCAGCAAGCTTCGAAAGGAAATTATTGTGAAAGCGAAAGAAGAAGCTGCTCAATTACTAAATAGCGCGAACAAATCAATAGAAAAAACCATTCGCGAAATCAAGGAGAGCAAGGCTGAAAAGGGACGTACCCGCGAAATTCGTAAAGAATTTGAACAGGTTAAGGTTCAACTAACCCAAGGAGAACTGAAAGAGGAGGAGAGAATTGAAAAGAAGATTCAGAAGTTAAAAGATCGGGAGAAAAATCCGAAAATAAAGAAGGAAACAGGCGATGAATCCACAACATCGGTTGCAACAAAAACAATAGCGAAAGAAAAAGTTCAGTTTAATCCTGATGTGATTGAAAAAGGTGATTTTGTAAAGTTGGATAATCAATCAACAGTAGGAGAGGTGATTGAAGTGAATAGCAAAACGGCCGTAGTTGCTTTTGGAAGTATTCTTACTTCGGTTAAGGCGAATCGCTTGACGAAAGTGAGCCGGTCACAGATTAAAAAAGATGAGAAAACCTACAACAGAACTTCGTCCTTAATTCAGGAAAAAATTTCGACACGAAAATTGAGTTTTAAGGCCGATTTAGATGTGCGAGGCATGCGTGGCGAAGAGGCATTGCAGGTGGTAATCGATCATATTGATGATATCATCATGTTGGATGTTCGTGAATTTAGAATTTTACACGGAACAGGAGGCGGAATTCTTCGCCAAATGATTCGCGAATATTTGCAAACGGTAGATTTGGTAGAACACTTTCGTGATGAAAAGCTACAGATGGGAGGCGCAGGAATCACCGTGGTCACCATGGAGTAA
- a CDS encoding PspC domain-containing protein, whose translation MTKRMKRSSDKMIAGVCAGIAEYFGWDVSLVRIAFVLLSLFSVVFPGLVVYVILWFIMPDNN comes from the coding sequence ATGACAAAGAGAATGAAACGATCATCAGATAAGATGATTGCAGGCGTATGTGCAGGTATTGCCGAGTATTTTGGATGGGACGTTAGTCTTGTTCGGATTGCTTTTGTACTACTCTCACTATTTAGTGTCGTATTTCCAGGTCTGGTGGTTTATGTTATTCTTTGGTTCATAATGCCTGATAATAATTAG